A genomic stretch from Desulfotignum balticum DSM 7044 includes:
- a CDS encoding monovalent cation/H+ antiporter subunit D, translating into MINHLIVSPLLLPLLMGTVIILNANQPVARQRILGLSSCLAVLVITGILLFQSAQGPIQTYVLGDWPTPFGIVMVLDRLSAMMLFITALLALLCLAHAARGTDREGKNFHALFQFQLLGINGAFLTGDIFNLFVFFEIMLLSSYGLVLHGGGGLRTRAGMHYVILNLVGSSIFLVGVGILYALLGTLNMADLAVRMAAAPAENAALLQAAGLILFAVFALKAALLPLCFWLPDAYGFTSAPVAALFAVMTKVGVYVILRVYCLIFSEFAGVGAGLLSAWLLPAALITLAAGAAGVAGSRDLRRITAYLVIVSVGTLLAVIGTFQREAIAAAIVYLPHTTFMTAAMFLVADLIRRQRPDAGSELIPDRPVGQPTLLGLLFLTAAVAIGGLPPLSGFFAKVMMLMTVQGNNAAPWIWALVLGSGLLALVALGRAGIIIFWKLLPKDEPGTGRGTSHDPVPVYAPADVFPAAVLLCISPLLVIFGGGITEFAFAAADHVINPVHYIEAVLGPDRSLPLLYPFGGE; encoded by the coding sequence ATGATAAATCATCTGATTGTCAGTCCCCTGCTGCTGCCCCTGCTGATGGGGACCGTGATTATCCTGAACGCCAACCAGCCCGTTGCCCGGCAGCGCATCCTGGGCCTTTCCTCCTGCCTGGCGGTCCTGGTCATAACCGGTATCCTGCTTTTTCAAAGTGCCCAGGGACCCATTCAGACCTATGTGCTGGGAGACTGGCCCACCCCCTTCGGCATTGTGATGGTCCTGGACCGGCTCAGCGCCATGATGCTGTTTATTACCGCTCTGCTGGCCCTGCTTTGCCTGGCTCATGCGGCCCGGGGGACCGATCGGGAGGGGAAGAATTTCCATGCCCTGTTTCAATTCCAGCTGCTGGGGATCAACGGGGCCTTTCTCACGGGTGACATCTTCAACCTGTTTGTATTTTTCGAGATCATGCTGCTGTCCTCCTACGGCCTGGTGCTGCATGGGGGCGGGGGGCTTCGGACCCGGGCCGGCATGCATTATGTCATTCTCAACTTGGTGGGCTCCAGCATCTTTCTGGTGGGGGTGGGGATCCTCTATGCCCTTCTTGGGACCCTGAACATGGCGGACCTGGCGGTGCGCATGGCCGCAGCCCCGGCTGAAAACGCGGCCCTGCTCCAGGCGGCCGGCCTGATTCTGTTTGCCGTGTTTGCGTTGAAAGCGGCCCTGCTGCCCCTGTGTTTCTGGCTGCCGGATGCCTATGGTTTCACCAGCGCCCCCGTGGCGGCCCTGTTTGCCGTCATGACCAAGGTGGGGGTGTATGTGATTCTGCGGGTGTATTGCCTGATCTTCAGTGAATTTGCCGGGGTCGGGGCCGGCCTGTTAAGCGCCTGGCTTCTGCCCGCTGCCCTGATCACCCTGGCGGCCGGGGCTGCCGGCGTGGCAGGCAGCCGGGACCTGCGGCGGATCACCGCTTATCTGGTCATTGTGTCCGTGGGCACGCTTTTGGCCGTGATCGGCACCTTTCAAAGAGAGGCCATTGCCGCCGCCATTGTGTACCTGCCCCATACCACGTTCATGACCGCGGCCATGTTTCTGGTGGCGGACCTGATCCGGCGGCAGCGGCCGGATGCCGGATCAGAACTGATTCCGGACCGACCCGTGGGCCAGCCCACCCTCCTGGGACTGCTGTTTCTCACCGCTGCCGTGGCCATCGGCGGCCTGCCGCCTTTGAGTGGGTTTTTCGCCAAGGTGATGATGCTCATGACGGTCCAGGGCAATAACGCTGCGCCCTGGATCTGGGCACTGGTTCTGGGGAGCGGGCTGTTGGCCCTGGTGGCTCTGGGACGGGCCGGTATCATTATCTTCTGGAAACTGTTGCCAAAGGATGAACCGGGGACGGGCCGGGGAACCTCCCATGACCCTGTCCCTGTCTATGCGCCGGCAGATGTGTTCCCGGCCGCTGTTTTGCTTTGCATCAGCCCGCTGCTGGTTATTTTCGGCGGGGGGATCACTGAGTTTGCCTTTGCCGCTGCCGACCATGTCATCAACCCGGTTCACTATATCGAGGCGGTACTGGGACCGGACCGGTCGCTTCCGCTGCTCTATCCTTTCGGAGGTGAATAA
- a CDS encoding aminotransferase class IV, producing MIAYFDGRFMPKDDICIRPDDRGFLFSDSLYEVIRYYPGRLFRPEAHIRRLNHGARHLALSCKDFSFLIPVVRDLISQNHLESQDALVYIHVTRGCAPRNHPFPVPDPEPTLYVCVSPFDPSARERSRHTGIHAITVPDIRWSRCDMKTTGLTANVLANQQAAENGAAEAIFVRDGVLMEGTHSNFMAVFDNIVTTAPLSNYILGGITRETVLEICQKSDILTSESPIYENRIHLASELMITGTTTEVTPIVALNGRPVGNGKPGPTARALQAAYADLTSL from the coding sequence ATGATTGCATATTTTGACGGCCGGTTCATGCCAAAAGACGATATTTGCATTCGTCCGGATGACCGGGGGTTTTTGTTCAGCGACAGCCTGTATGAAGTGATCCGGTACTATCCGGGCCGACTGTTCCGGCCGGAGGCCCATATCCGTCGCCTGAATCACGGGGCAAGGCATCTGGCGCTTTCCTGTAAGGACTTTTCTTTTCTGATTCCTGTGGTCCGGGATCTGATTTCCCAAAATCATCTTGAATCCCAGGATGCGCTGGTCTATATCCATGTGACCCGGGGGTGTGCCCCGCGCAATCATCCGTTTCCGGTCCCGGACCCGGAACCCACGCTATATGTGTGTGTGTCCCCATTTGATCCGAGCGCCAGAGAACGTTCAAGACATACGGGTATTCATGCCATCACCGTGCCTGATATCCGGTGGTCCCGGTGTGACATGAAAACCACGGGGTTGACCGCCAATGTGCTGGCCAATCAACAGGCCGCTGAAAACGGGGCGGCTGAAGCCATTTTTGTCCGGGACGGGGTATTGATGGAAGGGACCCACTCCAATTTCATGGCCGTGTTTGACAATATTGTGACCACGGCGCCTCTGTCCAATTATATCCTGGGAGGTATTACCAGAGAAACCGTGCTGGAAATTTGCCAAAAATCAGATATCCTGACGTCAGAATCCCCCATATATGAAAACCGAATTCATCTGGCATCGGAACTGATGATCACCGGAACCACCACGGAAGTCACCCCCATTGTGGCGCTCAACGGCCGGCCCGTGGGAAACGGCAAGCCCGGTCCGACAGCCAGAGCGCTTCAGGCCGCCTATGCAGATCTCACTTCCCTTTGA
- a CDS encoding Na+/H+ antiporter subunit G: MTFVIELLVSFFLVMGAFFAMAGSIGSFRLPDFFSRLHGPTKSTTLGVGAMAIASAIYFSFHGEGISFHEVLITLFLFITAPVSAHFLAKAALHQGLHRKESSPETSRKSTDR; the protein is encoded by the coding sequence ATGACATTTGTGATTGAACTGCTGGTGTCATTTTTCCTGGTCATGGGAGCGTTTTTTGCCATGGCCGGATCCATTGGCTCCTTTCGCCTGCCCGACTTTTTTTCCCGGCTCCACGGTCCCACCAAATCCACGACCCTGGGGGTGGGGGCCATGGCCATAGCTTCTGCCATCTATTTTTCTTTCCATGGGGAGGGCATCAGCTTTCACGAGGTGCTGATCACATTGTTCTTGTTCATCACAGCGCCGGTGAGCGCCCATTTTCTGGCCAAGGCCGCCCTGCACCAGGGCCTTCATCGTAAAGAGTCCAGTCCGGAAACCAGCCGGAAATCAACAGACCGCTGA
- a CDS encoding Na+/H+ antiporter subunit C has translation MEWLVSACFGVMIACGVYLVLRARTFPVILGLTLMGYAVNLFLFLTGRLHTNLPDIISPNQTRYADPLPQALVLTAIVIGFAMIAFLVVLSLRALGELDTDHVDGQQENPPA, from the coding sequence ATGGAATGGCTGGTATCGGCATGTTTCGGGGTCATGATCGCCTGCGGGGTCTATCTCGTGCTGCGGGCGCGCACCTTTCCCGTGATTCTGGGCCTGACCCTGATGGGTTACGCCGTCAACCTGTTTCTGTTTCTCACCGGCCGCCTGCACACCAACCTGCCGGACATTATTTCCCCCAACCAGACCCGGTACGCAGACCCTCTTCCCCAGGCCCTGGTTTTGACCGCCATTGTCATCGGTTTTGCCATGATCGCGTTTCTGGTGGTGCTCTCTTTGCGTGCATTAGGAGAACTTGACACCGACCATGTCGACGGACAGCAGGAGAACCCCCCCGCATGA
- the thiD gene encoding bifunctional hydroxymethylpyrimidine kinase/phosphomethylpyrimidine kinase translates to MKTYHRALTIAGSDSGGGAGIQADLKTFSALGCFGMSVITALTAQNTREVTGIFPVPSEFIGQQIDAVLSDIGTDAVKIGMLHSPEVINIVAQHLKKWGIPNLVLDPVMVAKSGDKLLQDDAVTALKQTLIPLANIITPNLPEASVLLGRPVISRTDMDTAVRDLADLGCPHVLLKGGHLEETGSHDLLFSTDTGRLRELPGKRVSTPNSHGTGCTLSSAICAGLARGMDMEDAVAQAKTYITAALTAGADFSIGHGHGPVHHFHALWPDP, encoded by the coding sequence ATGAAAACCTATCATCGGGCACTGACCATTGCCGGATCCGACAGCGGGGGCGGGGCCGGGATCCAGGCGGACCTGAAAACCTTTTCAGCCCTGGGGTGTTTCGGCATGTCGGTCATCACGGCCCTCACGGCCCAGAACACCCGGGAAGTGACCGGGATTTTTCCGGTTCCTTCGGAATTCATCGGACAGCAGATCGATGCGGTGCTTTCGGATATCGGCACAGATGCCGTGAAAATCGGCATGCTCCATTCTCCGGAAGTGATCAATATTGTGGCCCAACACCTGAAAAAATGGGGTATCCCCAACCTGGTGCTGGATCCGGTCATGGTGGCCAAAAGCGGCGACAAACTGCTCCAGGACGATGCCGTGACCGCTTTAAAGCAGACCTTGATTCCCCTGGCAAACATCATCACCCCGAACCTGCCGGAAGCGTCCGTGCTGCTGGGCCGGCCCGTCATCTCCCGGACCGACATGGACACCGCAGTCCGGGACCTGGCGGATCTGGGATGCCCCCATGTCCTGCTCAAAGGCGGCCACCTGGAAGAGACCGGGAGCCATGATCTGCTGTTTTCAACCGACACCGGCCGGTTGCGTGAGCTGCCCGGAAAACGGGTGTCAACCCCCAATTCCCACGGCACGGGATGTACTTTGTCTTCAGCCATCTGCGCCGGACTGGCCCGGGGCATGGATATGGAAGACGCTGTGGCCCAGGCCAAAACCTATATCACCGCAGCCCTGACGGCCGGGGCTGATTTTTCCATCGGACACGGTCACGGGCCGGTGCACCATTTCCACGCGCTCTGGCCTGACCCGTGA
- a CDS encoding GAF domain-containing protein encodes MTILDQIKKMILPRVSAKEKSLYQRLNIVFGFFFLIPTFGLLYFLITYDLLNDQYVPLFFGAFLICSLAGFVTLRVLFEKISKLSNHLTRSLEKDFTSNGIRKGTDEVANISKSIDLFEKRLQTTFSQLERKVSDISILKELSDLCYVTFDPEELLYITLERGLKITHADIGSVLILKNLPEKHFVIKARIGQEDKLNIGDTVDFHTSVAKYAVINKAPFVVEDIEKDSRLGRINKAQYASKSFVCLPIKTIRDIIGVMTISRKKTADIFTLEDVEALIPLVSNAAFTYENLRLLKDLEKADQKEKHLSGLISTTNSSMKDIELYQSLLKDTIRMIPLCGTVLLLKDPDMPDQVQVIDFYSKNNNLLKRGERFSYKGTLLESMFIQVDTTVVEDLSAMTMDTPLEQALFSSHGGNAAVIHPLVNSGKMTGCFVFIHENKADVLNYQNQTHLVTNIFALAMEKSSLSKSAQQRASELSTIKQIGSVLASSTFDIEQVLFYTMDMIRVSMQVEAGSLLLIEDNVLKLKTAFNVDMEKLTDFSIQLGQSIAGQVAAKGDSIIDNHVQDSRLFFSAIAKASGFVTRSVLCVPMISQGRVIGVIEVLNKTSGHFGAEDQQLLQSIASSVSIAIENSRLYKETLSIADQERAIRQIFQKFVPKAIVDKIVHGDVQSQSLMEEFKTITLLNVDLRNFSRMAATIGPQKTVSALNSFFSTMGEIVFTHQGIVDKYLGDGFLALFGAPLSTISDADNAVTAAIEMKQALTGLNADLKEKMDLSVHIGISIHTGEVVVGNIGFDKKMDYTVIGDAVNSVFNIQDLTRHLPDSILISEKTIKSLRHPVKVNEIKIPDENTKVEGLKVFELLSQTRPEHDHSP; translated from the coding sequence ATGACAATTTTGGATCAGATCAAAAAGATGATCCTTCCCAGAGTATCTGCCAAAGAAAAATCGCTTTACCAGCGACTCAACATTGTCTTTGGTTTCTTTTTTCTGATCCCCACCTTTGGACTCCTGTATTTTTTAATCACCTATGACCTTTTGAACGATCAGTATGTTCCCCTTTTCTTTGGGGCATTTCTGATCTGCTCTCTGGCCGGATTTGTGACCCTGCGGGTGTTATTTGAAAAAATATCCAAATTGTCGAACCATCTCACCCGGTCCCTTGAAAAAGATTTCACAAGCAACGGTATCCGCAAGGGAACCGATGAAGTGGCCAATATTTCCAAAAGTATCGATTTGTTTGAAAAAAGGCTGCAAACCACGTTTTCCCAGCTGGAAAGAAAAGTGTCCGACATCAGCATCCTCAAAGAACTGTCTGATTTATGCTATGTCACCTTTGATCCGGAAGAACTGCTGTACATCACCCTTGAACGGGGATTGAAAATCACCCATGCAGATATCGGCTCTGTTCTGATTTTAAAAAACCTGCCGGAAAAGCACTTCGTCATCAAGGCCCGGATCGGCCAGGAAGACAAATTGAACATCGGCGATACCGTGGACTTTCACACCAGCGTGGCCAAATACGCGGTCATCAACAAGGCCCCGTTTGTGGTGGAAGATATTGAAAAAGACTCCCGTTTAGGACGGATCAACAAAGCCCAGTACGCGTCCAAATCCTTTGTGTGCCTGCCCATTAAAACCATCCGGGATATCATCGGTGTAATGACCATTTCCCGGAAAAAAACCGCGGATATTTTTACCCTTGAAGATGTGGAAGCGTTGATTCCTCTGGTCTCCAATGCAGCGTTCACTTATGAAAATCTCCGGCTGCTCAAAGACCTGGAAAAAGCGGATCAGAAAGAAAAACACCTGTCCGGGCTGATTTCCACCACCAACTCCAGCATGAAGGATATTGAACTCTATCAGAGCCTGTTAAAAGACACGATTCGCATGATCCCCCTGTGCGGTACCGTGCTTTTGCTAAAGGATCCAGACATGCCGGACCAGGTGCAGGTGATCGATTTTTACTCCAAAAACAACAACCTGCTTAAGCGGGGAGAACGCTTTTCATACAAAGGGACCCTGCTGGAATCCATGTTCATCCAGGTGGATACCACCGTGGTGGAAGATCTGTCCGCCATGACCATGGACACGCCGCTGGAGCAAGCCCTGTTTTCGTCTCATGGCGGGAATGCCGCAGTGATCCATCCTTTGGTCAATTCCGGAAAAATGACCGGATGTTTTGTCTTTATTCATGAAAACAAAGCCGACGTGCTGAATTATCAGAACCAGACCCATCTGGTCACCAATATATTTGCCCTGGCAATGGAAAAAAGCAGCCTCTCCAAATCCGCGCAGCAACGGGCCAGCGAACTGTCCACCATCAAACAGATCGGCAGTGTTCTGGCCTCGTCCACGTTTGATATCGAACAGGTGCTTTTTTATACCATGGACATGATTCGTGTGTCCATGCAGGTGGAAGCGGGATCTTTACTGCTGATTGAAGACAATGTCCTGAAATTGAAAACCGCGTTCAACGTGGACATGGAAAAACTGACCGACTTTTCCATTCAACTGGGCCAGAGCATTGCCGGGCAGGTGGCCGCCAAAGGGGACAGTATCATCGACAACCATGTTCAAGATTCCAGGCTGTTTTTTTCCGCCATTGCCAAAGCCAGCGGTTTTGTCACCCGGTCGGTTTTGTGCGTGCCCATGATATCCCAGGGCCGGGTCATCGGGGTCATCGAGGTGCTCAACAAAACAAGCGGTCATTTTGGGGCCGAAGATCAGCAGCTGCTTCAATCCATCGCCTCTTCAGTGTCCATTGCCATTGAAAACTCCCGTCTTTACAAGGAAACCCTGTCCATTGCCGACCAGGAAAGGGCCATCCGGCAGATTTTTCAAAAATTCGTGCCCAAGGCCATTGTGGACAAGATCGTTCACGGTGATGTCCAATCCCAGTCATTGATGGAAGAGTTCAAAACCATCACCCTGCTTAATGTGGATTTAAGAAATTTTTCCCGAATGGCGGCCACTATCGGACCCCAGAAAACCGTGTCTGCATTGAATTCATTTTTTTCCACCATGGGAGAAATCGTTTTTACCCATCAGGGGATTGTGGACAAATACCTGGGGGATGGATTTCTGGCCCTTTTCGGTGCACCGTTGTCCACCATTTCCGACGCGGACAACGCGGTTACCGCTGCCATTGAAATGAAGCAGGCATTAACCGGTCTCAATGCCGATCTCAAAGAAAAAATGGACCTTTCCGTACATATCGGCATCAGTATTCACACCGGAGAAGTGGTGGTGGGAAATATCGGATTTGACAAAAAAATGGATTATACCGTCATCGGCGATGCCGTCAACTCCGTGTTCAATATTCAGGATCTGACAAGGCATTTGCCGGACTCCATTTTGATCAGCGAAAAAACCATCAAGTCTTTGCGTCACCCTGTCAAAGTCAATGAAATAAAAATCCCCGATGAAAATACCAAAGTCGAAGGACTCAAAGTATTTGAACTGCTTTCCCAAACCCGACCGGAGCACGATCATTCACCATGA
- a CDS encoding monovalent cation/H+ antiporter subunit A, with protein MTLALIPLLPLLGAFIPCLFQNRHLNAASAGLIAGISLILLLLWIPFVFTGEMPVYTRDWIPAIGFSFAFRVSGFGFLFALLVLGIGLLIILYARYYIAKQDPMGRFYTYLLFFMGSMLGIVLSENLLLMMVFWELTSISSFLLIGFWRHRADARQGAFMALVITGGGGFAMLAGFLLLGHMVGSFELTDILAAKQIIQAHPLYPITLILILVGAFTKSAQFPFQFWLPHAMAAPTPVSAFLHSATMVKAGVFLLALMVPVLGGTPLWFYLVTLTGLITLVFAAYMALFKDDLKGLLAYSTVSHLGLITLLLGLGTPLAVFAAVFHIFNHAAFKAGLFLLAGIIDHETGTRDIQRLSGLKTAMPVTAGLTLIGCGAMAGVPLFNGFLSKEMFLAETLGPGLTGAMGWIVPLGSTLAAVFAVAYSIRMLLGVFWGKPAEDLPRSPHEPPMGMTLSPGFLMAMCVLVGIFPAFFAGPLVNAGAGAILGPDMPAFHMAVWHGFNMALVLSMVALAGGVVFYLQRHRLFDVHVWCSRYLDGKTLFESLVSGVVQAGNRAIRFLENGSLQRYLFVLISVTLVLGVVPFAVSRTPLLGPVAATPVDPVTLVMGLILIIGAVATVKTHRNRILSIIMLSTVGLVVALAFTRFSAPDLALTQISVEVVTIILLMMALHLLPTTTPKESSKARKRRDGLLAVLAGGGAAAMAMAILTRPYDTISDFFLAHSVPGGGGTNVVNVILVDFRGFDTLGEITVLAIAGLIIYALLHQFERHAPVTDDMGRPWTRDRFPMILVNITRPLLPLALLFSAYIFLRGHNDPGGGFIAGLITATVLTLQYIASGIVWTRPRFHFDNHVIMALGLILALATGLTSWALNYPFLTSTYEYVKLPLIGKFEIASAMAFDMGVYLVVVGSVMLTLVKLGSINSEDARTVSFSAHMDETLENKTIEKEIH; from the coding sequence ATGACCCTTGCACTCATTCCGCTGCTCCCCTTATTGGGGGCATTTATCCCCTGTTTATTTCAAAATCGTCATCTCAACGCCGCTTCCGCCGGCCTTATCGCAGGCATCTCCCTGATACTGCTTCTGCTCTGGATCCCATTTGTATTCACGGGAGAAATGCCTGTTTACACCCGGGACTGGATCCCTGCCATAGGATTTAGCTTTGCCTTCCGGGTCAGTGGATTCGGGTTTTTGTTCGCCCTGCTGGTACTGGGCATCGGACTGCTCATCATCCTATACGCACGCTATTACATTGCCAAACAAGACCCCATGGGACGGTTCTACACCTACCTGCTTTTTTTCATGGGCTCCATGCTGGGCATCGTGCTGTCGGAAAATCTGCTTCTGATGATGGTGTTCTGGGAGTTGACCAGCATCAGCTCTTTTCTGCTCATCGGATTCTGGCGCCACCGGGCCGATGCCCGCCAGGGGGCATTCATGGCCCTGGTGATCACCGGCGGTGGCGGGTTTGCCATGCTGGCCGGGTTCCTTCTGCTGGGACACATGGTGGGCAGTTTTGAACTCACAGACATTCTGGCGGCCAAACAAATCATCCAGGCCCATCCATTGTATCCCATCACCCTGATCCTGATTCTGGTGGGTGCGTTCACCAAGTCGGCCCAGTTTCCCTTCCAGTTCTGGCTGCCCCATGCCATGGCCGCGCCCACACCGGTGAGCGCCTTTCTGCATTCCGCCACCATGGTCAAAGCCGGGGTGTTCCTGCTGGCCCTGATGGTACCGGTGCTGGGAGGCACCCCACTGTGGTTTTATCTGGTCACGCTCACCGGCCTGATCACCCTGGTGTTTGCCGCCTACATGGCCCTGTTCAAGGATGATCTCAAGGGGCTGCTGGCCTATTCCACGGTGAGCCATCTGGGGCTGATCACCCTGCTGCTGGGCCTTGGCACCCCGCTGGCGGTATTTGCCGCCGTGTTCCACATTTTCAACCACGCCGCATTCAAGGCCGGGCTGTTCCTGCTGGCCGGCATCATTGACCATGAAACCGGGACCCGAGATATCCAGCGGTTGTCCGGACTGAAAACGGCCATGCCGGTGACGGCCGGCCTGACCTTGATCGGGTGCGGTGCCATGGCAGGGGTTCCCCTGTTCAACGGATTTTTAAGCAAGGAGATGTTTCTGGCTGAGACCTTGGGGCCCGGCCTGACAGGTGCCATGGGCTGGATCGTACCGCTGGGATCCACCCTGGCCGCCGTGTTTGCCGTGGCCTATTCCATCCGCATGCTGCTTGGCGTGTTCTGGGGAAAGCCGGCAGAAGACCTGCCCAGATCCCCCCATGAACCGCCCATGGGCATGACGCTGTCACCGGGGTTTCTCATGGCCATGTGTGTTCTGGTGGGCATTTTTCCGGCCTTTTTTGCCGGTCCCCTGGTCAATGCCGGGGCCGGGGCCATCCTGGGCCCGGACATGCCGGCCTTTCACATGGCTGTGTGGCATGGATTCAACATGGCCCTGGTCTTGAGCATGGTCGCTTTGGCAGGGGGAGTGGTGTTTTACCTGCAACGGCACAGATTGTTTGACGTCCATGTGTGGTGTTCCCGATACCTGGACGGCAAAACCCTGTTTGAATCCCTTGTTTCCGGGGTGGTTCAGGCTGGAAACCGTGCTATCCGGTTCCTGGAAAACGGGTCATTGCAGCGCTATCTGTTTGTGCTCATCAGTGTCACCCTGGTCCTGGGAGTCGTACCGTTTGCCGTTTCCAGAACCCCGCTTCTGGGACCGGTTGCCGCAACCCCGGTGGATCCGGTCACCCTGGTCATGGGACTGATTCTGATCATCGGGGCCGTGGCCACGGTCAAGACCCACCGGAACCGGATTCTGTCCATCATCATGCTGAGCACGGTGGGTCTGGTGGTGGCCCTGGCGTTCACCCGGTTTTCAGCACCCGATCTGGCGTTGACCCAGATATCGGTGGAGGTGGTGACCATTATCCTGCTGATGATGGCCCTGCACCTGCTTCCCACCACCACACCAAAGGAATCTTCAAAAGCCAGGAAAAGGCGGGACGGCCTCCTGGCGGTGCTGGCCGGCGGTGGTGCGGCCGCCATGGCCATGGCCATTCTCACCCGTCCCTATGACACCATCTCTGATTTCTTTCTGGCACACAGTGTTCCCGGCGGCGGGGGCACCAATGTGGTGAACGTGATTCTGGTGGATTTCAGGGGGTTTGATACCCTGGGGGAGATCACGGTACTGGCCATCGCCGGCCTGATCATTTACGCACTCCTGCATCAATTTGAACGCCACGCCCCGGTGACCGATGACATGGGCCGGCCCTGGACCCGGGACCGGTTTCCCATGATCCTGGTCAATATCACCCGGCCCCTCCTGCCGCTGGCTTTGCTGTTTTCCGCCTATATTTTTCTGCGGGGCCACAATGATCCCGGCGGCGGATTCATCGCCGGACTGATCACCGCCACGGTCCTGACCCTGCAGTACATTGCCAGCGGCATTGTCTGGACCCGGCCCCGGTTTCATTTTGACAACCACGTGATCATGGCCCTGGGGCTGATACTGGCCCTGGCAACCGGCCTGACCAGCTGGGCACTTAATTACCCATTCCTGACCAGCACCTATGAATATGTCAAGCTGCCGCTGATCGGCAAATTTGAGATTGCCAGCGCCATGGCCTTTGATATGGGGGTATATCTGGTGGTGGTGGGGTCGGTGATGCTGACACTGGTCAAACTGGGGTCCATCAATTCCGAGGATGCCCGGACCGTCTCTTTCTCAGCCCATATGGATGAAACCCTGGAAAATAAAACCATTGAAAAGGAGATCCATTGA
- a CDS encoding K+/H+ antiporter subunit F, with translation MLSIAIPVAFALLTAAQLLNLYRLLKGPTLLDRILALDTMYIDAIAMFILMGVFFHSAVYFEAALIIAVMGFIGTVATSKFLMRGDILE, from the coding sequence ATGCTGAGTATTGCCATCCCCGTCGCCTTTGCCCTGCTGACGGCGGCCCAGCTGCTGAACCTGTACCGGCTGCTCAAAGGCCCCACCCTTCTGGACCGGATACTGGCTTTGGACACCATGTATATCGACGCCATTGCCATGTTTATCCTGATGGGCGTATTTTTTCATTCCGCCGTCTATTTTGAGGCGGCCCTGATCATTGCGGTCATGGGATTTATCGGCACCGTGGCCACCAGCAAATTTCTCATGCGGGGCGATATCCTTGAATAA
- a CDS encoding Na+/H+ antiporter subunit E, with product MPAYRKSPIPGNRWLPHPLMTLVLVIIWLFLVNTITFGHLLLGTLLGIAIPWFTNRFWPERPKIAKPFLLFRFFFITFVTDVIVANITVVRLFLLPDISRLRPRFIEIPLDTQDPMVITILASVISLTPGTVSAEVSEGRQTLIVHGLDVADEALAVQTIKTRYEAPLKEIFSC from the coding sequence ATGCCCGCATACCGAAAATCCCCCATTCCTGGCAACCGGTGGCTGCCCCATCCATTGATGACCCTGGTGCTGGTCATTATCTGGCTGTTTCTGGTGAATACCATTACCTTTGGTCATCTGCTGCTGGGCACGCTGCTGGGCATTGCCATTCCCTGGTTCACCAACCGGTTCTGGCCGGAACGGCCGAAGATTGCAAAACCTTTCCTGCTGTTCCGGTTTTTCTTCATCACCTTTGTGACCGATGTGATTGTCGCCAATATCACGGTGGTTCGCCTGTTTCTTTTGCCCGACATTTCGCGGCTGCGGCCCCGGTTCATTGAAATTCCTCTGGACACACAGGACCCCATGGTGATCACCATCCTGGCCAGCGTGATATCCCTGACCCCTGGCACCGTGTCCGCGGAAGTGAGTGAAGGCCGCCAAACCCTGATTGTCCACGGCCTGGACGTGGCCGATGAAGCGCTTGCGGTGCAGACCATTAAAACCCGTTATGAAGCCCCTTTAAAGGAGATATTTTCATGCTGA